The Syngnathoides biaculeatus isolate LvHL_M chromosome 6, ASM1980259v1, whole genome shotgun sequence genome has a window encoding:
- the shisal1b gene encoding protein shisa-like-1a isoform X1: MTITSRQSLNVLTVIFLLLSTAALSAHYRVCEPYSDQKGRYHFGFHCPRLSDNKTYMFCCHHNNTAFKYCCNDTEFQTLMQINLTTSADGYSHNNYTALVGVWIYGFFVMVLLALDFLYYSAINYELCRVYLEKWGLGGRWLKKARSQWQRSMAEESQAQAQPTVPGLYQPRHSLRGESHSPTLLPYNTSSAW, translated from the exons ATGACTATCACCAGTCGGCAGTCCTTGAATGTCCTGACGGTCATCTTCCTCTTGCTGTCCACCGCAG CGCTCTCGGCTCACTATCGGGTGTGCGAGCCCTACTCCGACCAAAAGGGCCGCTACCACTTCGGCTTCCACTGCCCGCGCCTGTCGGACAACAAGACCTACATGTTCTGCTGCCACCACAACAACACGGCCTTCAAGTACTGCTGCAACGACACAGAGTTCCAGACGCTCATGCAGATCAACCTCACGACCAGCGCCGACGGCTATTCACACAA TAACTACACAGCACTGGTGGGAGTTTGGATCTACGGCTTCTTCGTCATGGTGCTGCTGGCGCTGGACTTCCTCTACTACTCGGCCATCAATTACGAGCTGTGTCGGGTGTACCTGGAGAAATGGGGGCTGGGGGGCCGCTGGCTGAAGAAGGCCCGCAGTCAGTGGCAGCGGTCCATGGCGGAGGAGAGTCAGGCCCAGGCTCAGCCCACCGTGCCCGGCCTCTACCAGCCCAGGCACAGCCTCCGGGGGGAGAGCCACAGCCCCACCCTGTTGCCCTACAACACATCCAGCGCATGGTGA
- the shisal1b gene encoding protein shisa-like-1a isoform X2, whose protein sequence is MTITSRQSLNVLTVIFLLLSTAALSAHYRVCEPYSDQKGRYHFGFHCPRLSDNKTYMFCCHHNNTAFKYCCNDTEFQTLMQINLTTSADGYSHNNYTALVGVWIYGFFVMVLLALDFLYYSAINYELCRVYLEKWGLGGRWLKKARSQWQRSMAEESQAQAQPTVPGLYQPRHSLRGESHSPTLLPYNTSSA, encoded by the exons ATGACTATCACCAGTCGGCAGTCCTTGAATGTCCTGACGGTCATCTTCCTCTTGCTGTCCACCGCAG CGCTCTCGGCTCACTATCGGGTGTGCGAGCCCTACTCCGACCAAAAGGGCCGCTACCACTTCGGCTTCCACTGCCCGCGCCTGTCGGACAACAAGACCTACATGTTCTGCTGCCACCACAACAACACGGCCTTCAAGTACTGCTGCAACGACACAGAGTTCCAGACGCTCATGCAGATCAACCTCACGACCAGCGCCGACGGCTATTCACACAA TAACTACACAGCACTGGTGGGAGTTTGGATCTACGGCTTCTTCGTCATGGTGCTGCTGGCGCTGGACTTCCTCTACTACTCGGCCATCAATTACGAGCTGTGTCGGGTGTACCTGGAGAAATGGGGGCTGGGGGGCCGCTGGCTGAAGAAGGCCCGCAGTCAGTGGCAGCGGTCCATGGCGGAGGAGAGTCAGGCCCAGGCTCAGCCCACCGTGCCCGGCCTCTACCAGCCCAGGCACAGCCTCCGGGGGGAGAGCCACAGCCCCACCCTGTTGCCCTACAACACATCCAGCGCATG
- the shisal1b gene encoding protein shisa-like-1a isoform X3, whose amino-acid sequence MTITSRQSLNVLTVIFLLLSTAALSAHYRVCEPYSDQKGRYHFGFHCPRLSDNKTYMFCCHHNNTAFKYCCNDTEFQTLMQINLTTSADGYSHKKPECPEKTHAGTGRTCKLHTGRSGIEPGTSELCLAAVPPCRPFNIHYWKMLKRKSTLLVKKKKKKKKHHF is encoded by the exons ATGACTATCACCAGTCGGCAGTCCTTGAATGTCCTGACGGTCATCTTCCTCTTGCTGTCCACCGCAG CGCTCTCGGCTCACTATCGGGTGTGCGAGCCCTACTCCGACCAAAAGGGCCGCTACCACTTCGGCTTCCACTGCCCGCGCCTGTCGGACAACAAGACCTACATGTTCTGCTGCCACCACAACAACACGGCCTTCAAGTACTGCTGCAACGACACAGAGTTCCAGACGCTCATGCAGATCAACCTCACGACCAGCGCCGACGGCTATTCACACAA gaaaccagagtgcccggagaaaacccacgcaggcaccgggaggacgtgcaaactccacacaggccggtccgggattgaacccgggacctcagaactgtgtttagcagctgttccaccgtgccgcccttttaACATACACTATTGGAAAATGTTGAAACGAAAATCTACtcttttggttaaaaaaaaaaaaaaaaaaaaaaagcatcattttTAG